A single genomic interval of Tursiops truncatus isolate mTurTru1 chromosome 16, mTurTru1.mat.Y, whole genome shotgun sequence harbors:
- the PBLD gene encoding phenazine biosynthesis-like domain-containing protein, protein MKFPIFIADAFTAKAFRGNPAAVCLLENKLDEDMHQKIAKEMNLSETAFIQKLHPTDNFTQSSCFGLRWFTPVSEVPLCGHATLASAAVLFHKIKNMNSTLTFVTLSGELKARREEDGIVLDLPLYPAHPQDFHEVEDLIKTAIGDTLVQDIRYSPDTRKLLVRLSDTYNRSFLESLKVNTQNLPQVENTGKVKGLILTIKGEPDGQTQAFDFYSRYFTPWFGVAEDPVTGSAHTVLSSYWSQQLGKKVMHAFQCSSRGGELKISLRPDGRVDIKGRAALVLEGTLTA, encoded by the exons AAATTGGATGAAGACATGCatcaaaaaattgcaaaggaaatgAATCTCTCTGAAACTGCTTTTATCCAAAAACTACACCCAACTGACAACTTTACACAAA GTTCCTGCTTTGGATTAAGGTGGTTTACACCAGTGAGTGAGGTTCCTCTCTGTGGCCACGCTACCCTGGCTTCTGCAGCTGTGCTGTTTCACAAAATAA AAAACATGAATAGCACCCTAACGTTTGTCACTCTGAGTGGGGAACTAAAGGCCAGAAGAGAAGAGGATGGTATCGTCCTGGACCTGCCTCTTTATCCAGCCCATCCCCAG GACTTCCATGAAGTGGAGGATTTGATAAAG ACTGCCATAGGTGACACACTGGTTCAGGACATCCGCTATTCCCCAGATACCCGAAAGCTCCTGGTCCGGCTCAGTGATACTTACAACAG GTCATTTCTGGAGAGCCTGAAAGTGAACACACAGAATCTGCCGCAAGTGGAAAACACGGGGAAGGTGAAAGGACTCATTCTCACCATCAAGGGAGAGCCTGATGGGCAGACTCAAGCGTTTGACTTTTACTCCAGATATTTCACTCCATGGTTTGGTGTGGCCGAAGACCCTGTAACAG GGTCTGCACATACTGTTCTCAGCAGCTACTGGTCCCAGCAACTGGGGAAGAAAGTCATGCACG cCTTTCAGTGTTCCAGCCGGGGAGGAGAATTGAAGATTTCCCTGCGTCCTGATGGACGAGTTGACATCAAGGGACGTGCTGCTCTTGTTTTAGAGGGCACGCTGACGGCCTAG